One window of Strigops habroptila isolate Jane chromosome Z, bStrHab1.2.pri, whole genome shotgun sequence genomic DNA carries:
- the LOC115619602 gene encoding arylamine N-acetyltransferase, liver isozyme-like, with translation MNIQDYFARISYNESHKDADLQTLTAIFQHHIRAIPFENLSMHCGETIELDLQDTYNKIVRKKRGGWCLETNHLLFWALKELGFDVCILGGNSYEPAERAYVAEMNHILLKVAIKRNSYIVDAGFGGAYQSWQPLMLISGKDQPQTPGIFRFMEDNGMWYFEKVKRKHYIPEQSEPATSAPETGNIRKIYTFTLEPRHINDFQELNTNLQVSPDNIFQKKSICSLQTPEGIYALVGWTFTEVKYNYMEDMDLMQITTLTDEELEKTLKDKFGIVLENKLAPVNVRGLPPNLVDTI, from the coding sequence ATGAACATTCAAGACTATTTTGCAAGGATTTCTTACAATGAGTCCCATAAGGATGCAGACTTGCAAACCTTAACAGCCATCTTCCAGCATCACATCCGGGCAATTCCTTTTGAAAACCTCAGCATGCATTGTGGGGAGACCATTGAACTGGATTTACAAGATACTTACAATAAGATTGTGAGAAAGAAACGTGGTGGATGGTGCCTGGAAACCAACCACCTTTTATTTTGGGCCTTGAAAGAATTAGGGTTTGATGTCTGTATTCTTGGAGGAAATAGTTATGAACCAGCAGAGAGAGCGTATGTTGCTGAGATGAATCATATCCTACTGAAGGTGGCGATCAAGCGAAATTCCTACATAGTAGATGCTGGATTTGGAGGTGCCTACCAGTCGTGGCAGCCATTGATGTTGATTTCTGGGAAAGATCAGCCCCAGACCCCCGGCATCTTCCGCTTCATGGAAGACAATGGCATGTGGTACTTTGAGAAGGTCAAAAGGAAGCATTATATTCCTGAGCAAAGTGAGCCTGCCACCAGTGCTCCAGAAACAGgaaatatcagaaaaatatatacattcaCTCTTGAGCCACGACATATAAACGACTTTCAGGAGCTAAACACAAACCTACAAGTGTCTCCAGATAACATATTTCAGAAGAAGTCAATCTGCAGTCTCCAGACCCCTGAAGGGATTTATGCCTTAGTTGGATGGACCTTCACTGAGGTGAAGTATAACTACATGGAGGATATGGACCTGATGCAGATCACAACTCTTACAGATGAAGAGCTTGAGAAGACACTGAAAGACAAATTCGGTATAGTGCTGGAGAACAAACTCGCACCAGTAAATGTTCGTGGCTTGCCACCTAATTTAGTGGATACGATCTAA